One stretch of Manis pentadactyla isolate mManPen7 chromosome 10, mManPen7.hap1, whole genome shotgun sequence DNA includes these proteins:
- the LOC130685111 gene encoding olfactory receptor 6C2-like — protein sequence MRNGTVTTFILLGLTDDPDLQVLIFVFLFLTYTLNVAGNLMIITLTFVDSHLKTPMYFFLKNFSFLEISFTTAIIPRYLYNIATGDKVITYNACATQVFFIDLCGVTEFFLLAAMSYDRYVAICKPLHYVIIMSSRVCRILIICSWMAGLCVIIPPLSLGLNLKFCDSNMIDHFGCDAFPLVKISCSDTWSMEQTVIICAVLTLNMTLTCVVLSYASIIKTIFRFPSVQQRKKAFSTCSSHMIVVSITYGTCIFIYMNPTSKEEVTINKVVSLLIFSISPTLNPFIYTLRNNQVKKAFKDSIKKIALLSTN from the coding sequence ATGAGAAATGGTACAGTAACTACATTCATTCTGCTGGGACTGACAGATGACCCTGACCTGCAGGTTCTGATTTTCGTCTTTCTATTTCTCACCTACACACTGAATGTAGCTGGAAACCTGATGATCATCACACTCACTTTTgtggattctcaccttaaaacacccatgtactttttcttaaaaaatttctctttcttggaGATCTCATTCACAACTGCCATTATTCCCAGATACTTGTATAACATAGCAACAGGTGACAAGGTCATTACCTACAATGCGTGTGCCACCCAAGTGTTTTTTATTGACCTCTGTGGAGTAACAGAATTTTTCCTGCTGGcggccatgtcctatgaccgctatgtggccatctgcaaacccctgcattatgTGATCATCATGAGCAGCAGAGTCTGCAGGATTCTCATCATATGTTCTTGGATGGCTGGTTTATGTGTAATAATCCCACCCCTTAGCCTGGGATTAAATCTAAAATTTTGTGACTCCAACATGATTGATCACTTTGGCTGTGATGCATTTCCCTTAGTGAAaatctcatgctcagatacatggtcCATGGAACAGACAGTCATCATCTGTGCTGTGCTGACCCTAAATATGACTCTTACCTGTGTAGTTCTCTCATATGCTTCCATCATCAAGACAATTTTTAGATTCCCTTCTGTTCAACAAAGGAAAAAGGCCTTTTcgacctgttcttcccacatgattgtgGTTTCCATCACATATGGCACCTGCATATTCATCTACATGAATCCTACATCAAAGGAAGAAGTGACCATTAATAAAGTTGTTTCACTGCTCATTTTTTCTATTTCACCTACATTGAACCCATTTATTTATACCTTGAGAAACAACCAAGTTAAGAAAGCCTTCAAagactcaataaaaaaaattgccTTGCTCTCGACTAACTAA